From the genome of Branchiostoma floridae strain S238N-H82 chromosome 8, Bfl_VNyyK, whole genome shotgun sequence:
ATTTGTTGTTAATTCTAGTGGTCTTTAGGGCGTGTATGGGTGGTTTCTGTGGCTGCATTAATTACTGAGTTGGTGATGTGAACTGTTGCTGGGCATTCTTGGCTGTGTTACCGGAATGGCTTTCATTGTTACGTACCTAGCTACTTTATTCTTCAAGAAAGAATATCAAGGCACGCAGCACACGTAATCGATTTGTATCAACCATTTGAAAGCTGGAGGTAACACAACCCAACCACCCGTATATTCAAGTCCCATCTTTTTAAAGTCGAAGTTCAAAGTAAATTACATCAATATGATTTGTATAAAACAGACATAAAATACGTGACACAATTAAAAACGATAAAACGATGTTGACAACGTCGTATCTGAAGAGAACGCTTTATTGAAAACTTTCTCCCGGCTACACACGGACTTTTCCTACTGGACACCAAAACCAAGTAGCTTCCCGATAACTAAACATTAACACCATCAATAATAGATATATCATGGCCAAAACAGACCCAATGCAGTAGCTCATGAATGTGGTCTGACTATAGAATGGCACAGTCATATCTGGAAAAAAGCTTTATTAAAAACTTTCTTTAGGGCTAAACACCAACTTCTCCTACTGGACACCAAAACCAAGTATTTTCCCGATAATTCAACGTTAACACTACAAAAGTCTTATCAATCATAGATTTAAATGTTATGGGCAAAACAGACCCAGTACCTCATTAAACTGGTCTGACTAAAATGGCAACCTTACATTTGTAAATAGAACTTTATTGATAACTTTCTCCCGGGTTAAAAACCAACTTTCCCCACAAGCCAAATATATTCCCGGCGAATCAACACTAGTACTAACACCACAAGACTACTCAATTATAGATATTATCATGGGCAAACCAGAGCCAGTATCTAGGAAAACTGGTGTGACTAAAGGGGCTGTCACATTCGATCGCAAACTGGGGGCCTTCTTGGGATGTTTGTTTAActgttagcctgactaaatctcagcttatagcagcccgcctaACACCCGGCTGGcgtggaggggccagttacagccctggacagcagagtttgtgttactaCACAGACTATTTAACTGTCTTGGCCAAAAACGTTAGTCCACGGTTATTGTTGATGGTCGTTTCGATGGAAGCCAGCTTGAAAACTATACGACATTAAAAGCTTAGGAATTAAATGTCGTACAGCGACATACGACATTAAATTCGCACAACGACATACTGAGTACGACGAATGCGACCGCGCCCTAAAATAGCGCACCCAGCGGCCGTCCATCTACCCAGGAAAGGGACCCATTAGCCCCTGACTGCGAAATATTGTTTAACTACAGGATACCCACAACTCAACCATATTGTCAATACATattactttgaaaatgttttgccCTTCGGCAAACCCTTATTGTTCCACTGTTACCATATCTTCCTTGACTGCATCTTAACTTCATTTCCGAGGGCAACAATGGGTTATTTTCGCAGCACTTGAGTGTATTTGTACTGTTGACACTTCCATCTGATCGTCTGATATGAGTAATTTTGCATAGATACTGATGAATAACTAAAAGTGACAATGGCCGATAAGTGTGATGATaaagttgatacatgtactatttgtACTTAACCCATTACAACGACAAAGAAAGTGGGTTtgtgccaaatagcagttgctcaagcaacttaatatgatttttcaaaattgtatccagttgcttgaggaattactatttggcatatcttgttTCTAagcttattacctggatgtctaatctttattgacatcaACAAGTGGGTTTGTTGTGGAAATGTAAGGAAGTAAAAGGAGTACCACAGTACCCATCTGGTACAAACAAGGAGTGTAAGAAAGATGGACCAAGGAACATGATATAGTACACAGCACTCGAAATGTATTATAGAAAAAGATGCTAAAAGACTAAACGAACAATGGTTCATTACTCCTTATAATtatgaggtaaaaaaaaaggacgTTCGTAATCCAAACAGAAGAAATACGGTAGGTATAAAAGGCAAAACAAGCTGACGTTGACGTTGACTCAAGACGAGCTGACCCGATTGTGTGAAATACGCTTGATATGGGGGAGTCCTCTCCCTGATCTTAATTCTCGATCATCCAACGTGTGGCGTTTTCTCGGAGAAGCTCCATGATGAGGGTGCTGTCTTTGTTCGAGTCCTCCGGTAAGTTGTCCCGCTCCAACATCGCGTCCGCGTACGCCTGCTGCGCCAGCCGGCACGCTTCTTGATGGTCATTCCTGATCTCGTAATGGAACACTGAGAAGTTAAGCGCCAATCCCAGTCGAATGGGGTGTGTTGCGGGCATCTCGATAGCAGCCACATCGTGCGCTTTCTCGTAGTACGCCTTGGCATCCTTCACCATATGCTCTCTCTCTTCGCCCTCGCTGATTTCTGCCAGGTACCGTAAGTAATCTCCCTTCATCTCGCAGTAGAAGACTTCGGCCTCTGGCTGGTAGATTAGTGATGCACATGGGGATAAGGAACCTGTCGAGCAGCTTCACGACTTCGCCGCACATCTCCTTCATCTCGGTCTCCACCTTCTCCCGTAACCACTTCGCCGCCTGGCGGGTTTCCGAGCCGTCGGCCGCCTTCTGCTCGGCCGACGCGATGATACGCAAGGCGGACCTCCGGGAACCCACCTTGTTCTTGTAGGCCACGGACAGCAGGTTCCTCTCCTCTGCAGTTAGCGGTTCCCTGCTCATATGTATCATCTCCACCACCTGCTTCATACACGACGCCATGTCCTGCCACCGCTCTGCTTGTTCCCACAGCTGGAATGATAACAATTATTCAGGCGATCAGAGATGGCAAACTTCACCCCCTCCACACATCCTCAGTGTTGCTATTGTTTTGTGCTGCACTTTCATGTAGATTTTGCAGTGATTTCGTACATGTTGTGTTACCTAAGTATGTTAATGCAAACATAATCACAtttactcactcacacacacacacacacacacacacacactgctttAAGTATAACAAAAATGTCTTTGGTCATTAACTCTAAAGAACACTGAATCAGATGCCAGATGTTTCCAAAATGCTTTCCGGTGACTTGTTGCCATATGTACGAATGGTCTGTTGAAATAAACTGCATAGTAATACTATTTGAAGTCTCATCGTCTTAACTGGTATTTTTTGTATGTAATTTATTACAAGCTTCTTGATACAAAAAGTGAATATTCTTGGGGAAGAGTCACAAAGCTGAGGTTGTTGGTAAGACCATGTAACATTATCTAAATAATTATCCTGGCTTAAACTTAACCgaagcagacacacacacacacacacacacacacacacacacatacacacacacacacacacacacatatatatatatatatatatatatatatatatatatatatatatatatatatatatattcactgctcacacacacgcacacagagaccacccccccc
Proteins encoded in this window:
- the LOC118421122 gene encoding LOW QUALITY PROTEIN: 14-3-3 protein eta-like (The sequence of the model RefSeq protein was modified relative to this genomic sequence to represent the inferred CDS: deleted 1 base in 1 codon), which translates into the protein MADKEALIQKAKLWEQAERWQDMASCMKQVVEMIHMSREPLTAEERNLLSVAYKNKVGSRRSALRIIASAEQKAADGSETRQAAKWLREKVETEMKEMCGEVVKLLDRFLIPMCITNLQPEAEVFYCEMKGDYLRYLAEISEGEEREHMVKDAKAYYEKAHDVAAIEMPATHPIRLGLALNFSVFHYEIRNDHQEACRLAQQAYADAMLERDNLPEDSNKDSTLIMELLRENATRWMIEN